A stretch of the Aegilops tauschii subsp. strangulata cultivar AL8/78 chromosome 4, Aet v6.0, whole genome shotgun sequence genome encodes the following:
- the LOC109741548 gene encoding GDP-L-galactose phosphorylase 2: MEMKLTIKRVPTVLSNYQEEGGGGCGRNCLGDCCLPASKLPLYAFKADPKKPAQDDELPTEFFLNSLLLAQWEDRVARGLFRYDVTACETKVIPGELGFVAQLNEGRHLKKRPTEFRVDRVLQPFDSAKFNFTKVGQEEVLFRFENGGGDNSYFLENAPSTEGDHAPSVVAINVSPIEYGHVLLIPRVLDRLPQQIDPESFLLALHMAAEAASPYFRLGYNSLGAFATINHLHFQAYYLSVPFPVEKAPTKKIPLAKCALNSGVKVSKLTNFPVRGLVFERGNTLKDLADVVTNACIWLQENNVPFNVLISDSGRRIFVFPQCYAEKQALGEVSQDLLDTQVNPAVWEISGHIVLKRRTDFKEASEASAWRLLAEVSLSEERFEEVKACIFEATGLTESDEEEESSESPYASSSSVPRASSHMSEGCLVLQ; encoded by the exons ATGGAGATGAAGCTGACGATTAAGAGGGTTCCGACGGTGCTGTCCAACTACCAGGAAGAAGGAGGCGGGGGCTGCGGCAGGAACTGCCTCGGGGATTGCTGCTTGCCTG CTTCCAAGCTTCCCCTCTATGCTTTCAAGGCCGACCCAAAGAAGCCTGCTCAGGATGATGAGCTCCCTACCGAGTTCTTCCTCAATTCTCTCCTCCTCGCACAG TGGGAGGACAGGGTGGCCCGAGGCCTATTCAGATATGATGTAACAGCCTGCGAGACCAAGGTGATTCCTGGCGAGCTTGGGTTTGTTGCACAGCTTAACGAAGGCCGACACCTCAAGAAGCGCCCGACCGAGTTCCGTGTTGACCGTGTGCTCCAGCCATTCGATTCTGCCAAGTTCAACTTCACCAAGGTTGGCCAGGAGGAGGTTCTCTTTCGCTTTGAGAACGGTGGTGGCGACAACAGCTATTTCCTTGAAAATGCCCCAAGCACTGAGGGTGACCATGCTCCCAGCGTTGTTGCAATCAAT GTGAGCCCTATTGAGTACGGTCATGTGCTTCTCATTCCGCGTGTCCTTGACCGCCTGCCTCAGCAAATTGATCCTGAAAGCTTCCTGCTTGCACTACACATGGCAGCTGAGGCTGCAAGTCCATACTTCAGGCTTGGTTACAACAGCTTGGGTGCCTTTGCCACCATCAATCATCTCCATTTCCAG GCATACTACCTGTCAGTACCTTTTCCTGTTGAGAAGGCGCCTACCAAGAAGATCCCCCTTGCCAAGTGTGCGCTGAATAGTGGAGTGAAGGTGTCAAAACTGACAAATTTCCCTGTGAGAGGTTTGGTGTTTGAGAGAGGGAACACACTGAAGGATTTGGCTGATGTGGTTACCAACGCTTGCATTTGGCTCCAGGAGAACAATGTTCCTTTCAACGTCCTCATCTCTGATTCCGGTAGAAGGATCTTCGTTTTTCCTCAG TGCTATGCCGAGAAGCAGGCTCTCGGTGAAGTGAGCCAGGATCTGCTAGACACGCAGGTGAACCCCGCAGTATGGGAGATCAGTGGCCACATTGTTCTGAAACGGAGGACGGACTTCAAGGAGGCTTCAGAAGCATCGGCCTGGAGGCTTCTCGCTGAGGTGTCTCTGTCGGAGGAGCGATTTGAGGAGGTGAAGGCATGTATCTTCGAGGCCACCGGCCTCACTGAATCTGACGAGGAAGAGGAATCCAGTGAGTCTCCTTATGCGTCGTCATCCTCCGTCCCACGAGCCTCTTCACACATGTCGGAAGGTTGCCTTGTCCTTCAGTGA